Proteins encoded in a region of the Stieleria neptunia genome:
- a CDS encoding DUF4339 domain-containing protein: MTQIERVFIRFRGRTIGPLTPDKVKDMVRRGQVTRMHELSGDGLSWMKADEFGNFFPRAVASGGMAGDMAASASSVPPGGEGSHGEGGAAPAASDNATAQWYAHVNGEKQGPVSMDQMRLYSEAKILKKDSLVWKNGMDTWKPAAEVIPELFGGAAAKSGQTIVSHVDSETPPADGGALATELAKHHALILAFGVSLLIIAAIFMVGQIVALNQGGRKLKSDTMSAAIRISLSGVAAIAGVMAVQASVKLKAAAQSSSAIAALMAARTLNQFWLLTSVAVMIWLGILLLVLITALATNVPITNVLA, from the coding sequence ATGACTCAAATCGAACGTGTCTTTATTCGTTTCCGCGGTCGAACGATCGGCCCGCTGACGCCGGACAAGGTCAAGGACATGGTCCGTCGCGGCCAGGTCACTCGGATGCATGAGTTGTCCGGCGACGGGCTGAGCTGGATGAAGGCCGACGAGTTCGGTAATTTCTTTCCCCGGGCGGTCGCCAGCGGTGGGATGGCCGGCGACATGGCGGCGTCGGCATCGAGCGTCCCTCCGGGCGGCGAAGGATCACACGGTGAAGGCGGAGCCGCGCCGGCTGCCAGCGACAACGCAACGGCACAGTGGTACGCCCACGTCAACGGTGAAAAACAGGGGCCGGTTTCGATGGACCAAATGCGTCTCTACAGCGAGGCGAAAATCCTGAAGAAGGATTCGCTGGTCTGGAAGAACGGTATGGACACGTGGAAGCCGGCTGCCGAAGTGATCCCGGAACTGTTCGGCGGTGCTGCGGCAAAAAGCGGACAGACGATCGTCTCACACGTGGACAGCGAAACGCCCCCGGCCGATGGGGGCGCGCTGGCGACCGAGCTTGCCAAGCACCACGCCCTGATCCTGGCCTTCGGAGTCAGTTTGCTGATCATCGCCGCGATCTTCATGGTCGGCCAGATCGTGGCCCTCAATCAGGGCGGCAGAAAATTGAAATCCGATACGATGTCCGCCGCGATCCGGATTTCGCTCAGCGGCGTGGCGGCGATTGCGGGCGTGATGGCGGTGCAGGCTTCGGTCAAACTGAAAGCAGCCGCCCAGTCGTCCTCGGCCATCGCCGCGCTGATGGCCGCCCGGACCTTGAACCAATTCTGGTTGCTGACCTCGGTCGCCGTGATGATTTGGCTGGGGATCCTGTTGCTGGTCCTGATCACCGCCCTGGCCACCAACGTGCCGATCACCAACGTGTTGGCCTAG